One Synechococcus sp. JA-2-3B'a(2-13) genomic window carries:
- a CDS encoding M50 family metallopeptidase — translation MTQFELPPSPSEKPGRHSLVWLVAAAGLTVLLWQLPWGNYILYPFTILATWFHEMGHGLTAVLLGGEFHRLEIYPDGSGLAIHSGELFLGRVGQALVAAAGPMGPPLAGALFILASRRHSTTRLGLVLLGSLLLLSTLLWVRSPFGLLFLLGMGLGILAVARWASPWLRGFAAQFLGVQACVSTYHQLDYLFTASAVINGQVIHSDSSQIAQNLFLPYWFWGGVMAVSSLVLLITSLQLTFRD, via the coding sequence ATGACTCAGTTTGAGCTGCCTCCCTCCCCTTCCGAGAAACCTGGCCGGCACAGCTTGGTTTGGTTGGTGGCTGCTGCAGGTCTGACGGTCTTGCTCTGGCAGCTCCCCTGGGGCAACTATATCCTCTACCCCTTTACGATTCTGGCCACCTGGTTTCATGAGATGGGCCACGGCTTGACGGCAGTGCTGTTGGGTGGGGAGTTTCATCGTCTGGAGATCTATCCCGACGGCTCGGGGCTGGCCATTCACAGTGGCGAGCTGTTTTTGGGACGGGTGGGGCAAGCTTTGGTGGCCGCTGCTGGGCCGATGGGGCCGCCGCTGGCTGGGGCCCTGTTCATCCTTGCCTCCCGCCGCCACAGCACAACTCGGTTGGGGCTGGTACTTCTGGGATCCCTGCTGTTGCTATCGACGCTGCTCTGGGTTCGCTCTCCCTTTGGCCTCCTGTTCCTCTTGGGTATGGGTTTGGGGATCCTGGCGGTAGCTCGCTGGGCCTCCCCCTGGCTGCGGGGCTTCGCTGCACAATTTTTGGGGGTGCAGGCCTGTGTGAGCACCTACCACCAGCTTGACTACTTATTTACGGCCTCTGCCGTGATCAATGGTCAGGTGATCCACTCCGATTCCAGCCAGATTGCCCAAAACTTGTTCTTGCCCTACTGGTTTTGGGGAGGGGTGATGGCGGTCTCTTCTTTGGTGCTGCTGATAACCAGCTTGCAGCTGACGTTCCGGGACTAG
- a CDS encoding glycosyltransferase family 4 protein has product MRIALFTETFLPKVDGIVTRLCHTVRHLTARGNSVLIVAPRGAPRRFARARVYGIPGMPLPLYPELKLAAPGPAIGKLLSRFRPDVIHVVNPAVLGLGGLYYSQTMGIPLVASYHTHLPKYLQHYGLGFLEGVLWNLLKLGHNLARVNLCTSTAMMQELSAHGIERVQLWQRGVDTELFHPQAASSEMRARLTAGQPERPLLLYVGRLSAEKEVGRIRVLLERIPQARLAIVGDGPERGSLEQHFAGHDVVFTGYLQGESLAAAFASADLFVFPSRTETLGLVLLEAMAAGCPVIAPRCGGITDVVDSGRNGFLFDPNSDSDFVQVTQQLLSSVGQRQLFRQQARQEAERWSWSAATQQLEGYYRAVIAAD; this is encoded by the coding sequence ATGCGCATAGCCCTGTTTACGGAGACGTTTCTGCCCAAGGTGGATGGCATCGTTACCCGCCTCTGCCACACGGTGCGTCACCTAACCGCTCGAGGCAACTCGGTGCTCATCGTCGCGCCCCGGGGAGCCCCCCGGCGGTTTGCACGGGCACGGGTCTACGGGATCCCGGGGATGCCGCTGCCTCTGTATCCAGAGTTGAAGCTGGCTGCCCCCGGCCCGGCCATCGGCAAGTTGCTCAGCCGTTTCCGACCGGATGTGATCCACGTGGTGAACCCGGCAGTTTTGGGATTGGGGGGCCTCTACTACAGCCAGACGATGGGGATCCCGCTGGTGGCCTCCTACCATACCCATCTGCCGAAGTATCTGCAGCATTATGGGCTGGGCTTTCTGGAGGGGGTTTTGTGGAATCTCCTGAAGCTGGGGCACAATTTGGCGCGGGTCAATCTTTGCACCTCGACGGCCATGATGCAGGAGCTGAGCGCCCACGGCATTGAGCGGGTGCAGCTGTGGCAGCGAGGAGTGGATACGGAGTTGTTTCATCCCCAGGCGGCCAGTTCAGAAATGCGGGCTCGGCTCACCGCAGGGCAACCGGAACGGCCTCTTTTGCTCTATGTGGGGCGGCTTTCGGCTGAGAAGGAAGTAGGGCGGATCCGGGTGTTGCTAGAGCGGATCCCACAGGCGCGCCTAGCTATTGTGGGGGATGGGCCAGAGCGGGGATCCCTGGAGCAACATTTTGCCGGCCACGATGTGGTGTTTACGGGCTACCTACAGGGAGAGTCTCTGGCAGCGGCCTTTGCTTCGGCGGATTTGTTCGTGTTCCCCTCCCGCACCGAGACCTTGGGGCTGGTTCTGTTGGAAGCCATGGCTGCCGGTTGTCCGGTGATCGCCCCCCGCTGCGGCGGCATTACCGATGTGGTGGACAGTGGGCGCAATGGCTTTCTGTTCGATCCCAATTCGGATAGCGACTTTGTCCAGGTTACCCAGCAACTCCTGAGCAGCGTCGGGCAGCGACAGCTCTTCCGACAGCAAGCCCGCCAAGAGGCAGAACGCTGGAGCTGGTCGGCAGCCACCCAACAGTTGGAAGGCTACTACCGGGCTGTTATTGCCGCCGATTAG
- a CDS encoding ABC transporter ATP-binding protein — protein MSETPTSPAEAFAAPEPVIAITGLTKTYRTGFWLNKVVSPLKDFSLTVARGETFGLLGPNGAGKTTTIKCLLGIVEPTRGSGTLLGKPLGDRSIKQQVGYLPENPYFYDYLTAWEFLQFAGKVFGLPNSLLKERIPQLLELVGLSIDTARKKQLRTYSKGMLQRTGMAQALINDPELVFLDEPMSGLDPMGRYQMREIILSLKQQGKTVFFNSHILADVEVICNRVGLIIGGKLVHQGTLDDLLGESKSYRVQGHGGAVEQFRDRLEHFSIQGSHWSGEWSGSLPELLALLNQAGALVTDLHWQRQSLEEFFVEQVRAIEGDHPVSA, from the coding sequence ATGAGCGAGACCCCCACTTCCCCAGCAGAAGCGTTCGCGGCACCAGAGCCGGTCATTGCCATCACCGGCCTGACCAAAACCTATCGCACAGGATTTTGGCTGAACAAGGTGGTCAGCCCCCTCAAAGATTTTTCTCTGACTGTGGCCCGCGGAGAAACCTTTGGGCTGCTGGGGCCCAACGGGGCCGGGAAAACCACCACCATCAAATGCCTACTGGGCATTGTGGAGCCCACCCGCGGCAGCGGCACTTTGCTGGGCAAACCCCTGGGGGATCGCTCCATCAAGCAACAGGTGGGATATTTGCCGGAGAACCCCTATTTTTACGATTACTTGACGGCATGGGAGTTTCTCCAGTTTGCCGGCAAGGTGTTTGGTCTGCCCAATAGCCTGTTGAAGGAGCGGATCCCGCAACTGCTGGAGCTGGTGGGGCTTTCTATAGATACGGCCCGCAAAAAACAACTGCGCACCTACTCCAAGGGCATGCTGCAGCGCACTGGCATGGCCCAAGCGCTGATCAACGACCCAGAGCTGGTTTTTCTGGATGAGCCGATGTCGGGACTGGATCCCATGGGCCGCTATCAAATGCGCGAGATCATTCTGTCCCTCAAGCAGCAGGGCAAAACGGTGTTTTTCAACAGCCATATCCTGGCGGATGTGGAAGTTATCTGCAACCGAGTCGGCCTGATCATCGGCGGCAAATTGGTGCATCAGGGAACTTTGGATGACTTGCTGGGAGAGAGCAAAAGCTATCGGGTACAGGGGCACGGTGGCGCCGTCGAACAGTTCCGCGACCGCCTAGAGCACTTCTCGATTCAGGGATCCCATTGGTCGGGGGAATGGAGTGGATCCCTACCGGAGTTGCTGGCCCTTTTGAACCAAGCGGGGGCACTGGTCACCGACTTGCATTGGCAACGGCAATCCCTAGAAGAATTCTTTGTGGAGCAAGTGCGGGCCATTGAAGGGGATCATCCGGTCTCTGCCTAG
- a CDS encoding CDP-alcohol phosphatidyltransferase family protein has translation MMISIALAVRSKKIESRGFVPLASGIPAGGDHRQQRCRAIRKECFLLDKVLRQWKERLLAPVLQTPLQQVHPLAITLSGFAMGLASGTAAAYGAYGWGLGLWLLNRFMDGLDGTLARLQGRQSDLGGYLDMLLDVVVYAVVPLGLAFHQGSLLGYASLALMLASFYINLCSWMYLAGLLEKRRSRQRCGSMRTDGSGGAGSLDELTSLSMPSGLIEGSETIFFYGLFFLFPEYMVGLFGLMAILVLLSAVQRLVWALGSLSAPR, from the coding sequence ATGATGATTTCCATCGCGTTGGCGGTGCGGAGCAAGAAAATTGAATCCAGAGGTTTTGTGCCTCTGGCCTCTGGGATCCCAGCCGGTGGTGATCATCGGCAACAGCGTTGCAGAGCAATAAGAAAGGAGTGTTTCTTGCTGGATAAGGTGCTTAGGCAGTGGAAGGAGCGGCTGTTGGCTCCAGTGCTGCAAACCCCTCTCCAACAGGTGCATCCCCTAGCCATTACCCTGTCAGGGTTTGCCATGGGCCTGGCCTCTGGGACAGCGGCAGCTTACGGGGCCTACGGGTGGGGGCTGGGCCTGTGGTTGCTGAACCGGTTTATGGACGGGCTGGACGGCACGTTGGCTCGTCTGCAGGGACGGCAAAGCGATCTGGGGGGCTACCTGGATATGCTGCTGGACGTGGTGGTCTACGCAGTCGTTCCCCTGGGGCTGGCCTTTCACCAGGGATCCCTGCTGGGCTATGCTTCTCTGGCTCTGATGCTGGCCAGCTTTTACATCAACCTTTGCTCCTGGATGTATTTGGCAGGGCTGTTGGAAAAACGGCGTTCGCGACAGCGTTGCGGGTCAATGAGGACAGATGGTTCCGGCGGGGCGGGATCCCTGGATGAACTGACCAGCTTAAGTATGCCGTCGGGGCTTATCGAGGGCAGCGAAACCATCTTTTTCTACGGCTTGTTTTTCCTTTTCCCGGAGTACATGGTGGGCTTGTTTGGGCTGATGGCGATTCTGGTGCTCTTGAGTGCTGTGCAGCGGTTGGTTTGGGCGCTGGGATCGCTTTCTGCTCCAAGGTGA
- a CDS encoding methyltransferase domain-containing protein, translated as MTSTLNQRIRHFYDASSGLWERVWGEHMHHGYYEPGQTGKDRRQAQIDLIDRVIQWGQIGDPCPPQHILDLGCGIGGSSLELAQRFGAQVTGITLSPVQAKRAGERAQEAGLSSMVQFQVADALEMPFAADTFDLVWSLESGEHMPDKQRFLAECWRVLQPGGQLMVVTWCHREGSLSRQDQQLLQKIYEVYCLPYVISLSGYEVLAQQVGFEQVRSADWSERVAPFWDEVIASARDWRWIWALLRSGWVTVRGALGLGLMRQAYATGLLRFGLLTGFKPGDQPR; from the coding sequence GTGACCTCCACCCTCAACCAACGCATTCGCCACTTCTACGATGCCTCCTCCGGCCTCTGGGAGCGGGTGTGGGGGGAGCACATGCACCATGGCTATTACGAGCCGGGCCAAACCGGTAAGGATCGCCGCCAAGCTCAGATTGACTTGATTGATAGGGTTATCCAGTGGGGCCAGATCGGGGATCCCTGCCCTCCCCAGCACATTCTTGATCTTGGCTGTGGCATTGGGGGGAGCAGTTTGGAATTAGCCCAGCGCTTCGGGGCACAGGTTACGGGCATTACCCTCAGCCCCGTCCAAGCCAAGCGGGCCGGGGAGCGCGCCCAAGAGGCCGGCCTGAGCAGCATGGTGCAATTTCAGGTGGCCGATGCTCTGGAGATGCCCTTTGCAGCCGACACCTTCGATTTGGTGTGGTCTTTGGAAAGCGGCGAGCACATGCCGGATAAGCAGCGGTTTCTGGCCGAATGCTGGCGGGTCTTGCAACCGGGCGGGCAGTTGATGGTGGTGACCTGGTGCCACCGCGAGGGATCCCTGAGTCGGCAGGATCAACAGCTTTTGCAGAAAATCTACGAGGTGTACTGCCTACCCTATGTGATCAGCCTCTCCGGCTACGAGGTTCTGGCCCAACAGGTGGGCTTTGAGCAGGTGCGCAGCGCCGACTGGTCGGAGCGAGTGGCCCCTTTCTGGGATGAGGTGATCGCTTCTGCCCGCGACTGGCGCTGGATCTGGGCTTTGCTGCGCAGCGGCTGGGTTACCGTTCGCGGGGCGCTGGGGCTGGGCCTGATGCGTCAGGCTTATGCCACCGGCTTGCTCCGCTTTGGCCTCTTGACTGGGTTCAAACCTGGGGATCAGCCAAGGTAG
- a CDS encoding uracil-DNA glycosylase: MSIPPGTYRDLEQLKQHCLVCQRCDLAASRTHVVVHRGNPKARILIIGEGPGESEDLQGLPFVGKSGQLLDKILASVGLDPEQDTYICNVVKCRPPNNRVPTQEEMDACRPYLLEQIRLVDPWIILLTGATSVRSLLGEKRGITKIRGEWIQWQGRWCMPIFHPAYLLRNPDRTPGSPKWLMWQDIQAVKQKYLELNGTTPPQPDF, from the coding sequence CCGGCACTTACAGGGATTTGGAGCAACTGAAGCAGCATTGTTTGGTATGCCAGCGCTGCGACTTGGCAGCCAGCCGTACCCATGTGGTGGTGCATCGGGGCAACCCCAAGGCAAGGATTTTAATCATCGGAGAGGGGCCAGGGGAAAGCGAAGACCTGCAGGGGCTGCCTTTTGTGGGCAAGTCGGGACAATTGCTGGATAAAATCCTGGCTTCGGTGGGGCTGGATCCCGAGCAGGACACCTACATCTGTAATGTGGTCAAGTGCCGCCCCCCTAACAACCGCGTGCCCACCCAGGAGGAGATGGACGCCTGCCGTCCCTATCTGTTGGAGCAGATTCGCCTGGTGGATCCCTGGATTATTCTGCTCACGGGGGCCACCTCGGTGCGCTCCCTTTTGGGCGAGAAGCGAGGGATCACCAAGATCCGCGGGGAATGGATCCAGTGGCAGGGGCGCTGGTGTATGCCCATCTTTCACCCGGCTTATCTGCTGCGCAACCCAGACCGCACCCCCGGCAGCCCCAAGTGGTTGATGTGGCAGGACATCCAGGCGGTGAAGCAAAAGTATCTGGAACTCAACGGCACAACGCCACCTCAGCCGGACTTTTGA